The following proteins come from a genomic window of Sorghum bicolor cultivar BTx623 chromosome 3, Sorghum_bicolor_NCBIv3, whole genome shotgun sequence:
- the LOC8056572 gene encoding receptor-like protein 12, whose translation MAGAFTSNHTAVAVAQVVPCLHDQETALLRLKRSFTATADSMTAFQSWKVGTDCCGWAGVHCGDADGRVTSLDLGDWGLESAGIDLALFDLTSLRYLDLSWNNFNTLELPSVGFERLTNLTTLNLSNANFSGQVPDNIGRLTNLVSLDLSVSLELQEIPGVGYTINTKMGDDIMQLAMLNFTSFLANLGSLRELDLGYVDLSQSADWCDALSMNTPNLRVLKLPFCGLSSPICGTLSTLHSLSVIDLQFNDLTGLVPDFFANYSFLSVLQLMGNTELEGWISPKIFELKKLVTIDLRYNYKISGSLPNISANSCLQNLFVHETNFSGTIPSSIGKVQSLKRLDLDAPGFSGNLPSSIGELKSLHTLKISGSDLVGSIPSWITNLTSLEVLQFSRCGLYGPIPSSISHLIKLKTLAIRLCKASGMIPPHILNMTGLEELVLASNNFTGTVELNSFWRLPNLSLLDLSNNNIVVLEGQDNYSMVSFPNIMYLKLASCSITKFPSILKHLNGINGIDLSNNRMHGAIPRWAWEKLSTNCGPNGGLFFLNFSHNNFTSVGYNTFLPIFSIVLDLSFNMFEGPIPLPQYSGQVLDYSSNMFSSMPQNFSAQLGKSYVFKASRNNLSGNIPTSFCVGLEFLDLSYNTFNGSIPSCLMKDANRLRILNLKENQLDGDIPDNFNKICTLNFLDISENMIDGQLPRSLTACQRLEVLDIASNEITGSFPCWMSTLPRLQVVILKHNKFFGLVTPSSTKNKITCEFPSIRILDISFNNFSGTLNKEWFSKLMSMMVKVSNETLVMEYGAYQNEVYQVTIELTYKGSELQFDKILRTLGFLDVSNNAFHGSIPASLGELVLLDVLNMSHNSFTGPIPSQFGHLTLLESLDLSSNELSGEIPLELASLDSLTTLDLSNNKLVGSIPESPHFSTFSNSSFIGNIGLCGPPLSKKCVNTTTTNVASHQSKKKSVDIVMFLFVGVGIGVGFAIAVVWGCGIPIRKRRS comes from the coding sequence ATGGCCGGTGCGTTCACCAGCAACCACACTGCTGTTGCTGTGGCGCAGGTCGTTCCATGCCTGCACGACCAGGAGACGGCGTTGCTTCGGCTCAAGCGGTCGTTTACCGCCACCGCCGACTCCATGACGGCGTTCCAGTCATGGAAGGTCGGCACGGACTGCTGCGGCTGGGCGGGCGTGCACTGCGGTGACGCCGACGGCCGCGTGACTTCGCTCGACTTGGGGGATTGGGGTTTGGAGAGCGCAGGTATTGATCTTGCGCTCTTTGATCTAACCTCTCTCAGGTATCTCGACCTAAGCTGGAACAATTTCAATACGCTGGAACTCCCGTCGGTCGGGTTTGAACGATTGACTAATCTTACCACCCTCAACCTCTCCAACGCCAACTTTTCTGGCCAAGTTCCTGACAACATAGGCCGTCTCACGAATTTGGTTTCTCTCGACCTCTCCGTTTCTCTTGAACTCCAGGAGATACCTGGCGTTGGCTATACTATTAACACAAAGATGGGCGATGACATTATGCAGCTAGCCATGCTAAACTTTACGTCCTTCTTAGCAAACCTCGGTAGTTTGAGGGAGCTTGATCTTGGTTATGTCGACCTGTCTCAGTCGGCAGACTGGTGTGATGCTCTATCCATGAACACTCCAAATCTTCGTGTCCTTAAGTTGCCCTTTTGTGGGCTATCAAGCCCAATCTGTGGAACACTCTCTACTTTGCACTCACTATCTGTGATTGACCTACAGTTTAATGATTTGACTGGTCTAGTTCCGGATTTCTTTGCCAACTATTCCTTCCTCAGTGTTCTCCAGCTTATGGGCAATACTGAACTTGAAGGTTGGATTTCTCCTAAAATATTTGAACTTAAGAAATTAGTGACTATTGATCTTCGCTATAACTACAAAATATCTGGTAGCCTTCCAAATATCTCAGCTAATAGTTGTCTACAGAATTTGTTTGTTCATGAGACTAACTTTTCTGGTACAATACCAAGTTCCATTGGCAAAGTCCAGTCTTTGAAGAGGCTAGATCTTGATGCACCTGGGTTTTCTGGAAATCTGCCCTCGTCAATTGGCGAGCTCAAATCCTTGCACACACTGAAGATATCAGGTTCAGATCTAGTAGGATCTATACCCTCATGGATCACAAATTTAACTTCCTTGGAGGTTCTTCAATTTTCTCGATGTGGTTTATATGGACCAATACCTTCTTCAATAAGTCATTTGATCAAACTAAAAACATTAGCAATCAGGCTATGCAAAGCTTCAGGGATGATACCTCCACATATCTTAAATATGACGGGATTAGAAGAACTCGTCCTTGCTTCAAACAATTTCACAGGGACGGTGGAACTTAACTCGTTTTGGAGACTACCAAACCTATCCCTATTAGACCTGTCAAACAACAATATAGTTGTACTTGAGGGACAAGATAATTATTCAATGGTATCCTTCCCTAACATAATGTACTTAAAATTGGCATCATGTAGCATCACTAAGTTCCCTAGCATTCTAAAGCATCTAAATGGCATAAATGGGATTGACCTCTCAAATAACCGAATGCATGGGGCCATACCCCGGTGGGCATGGGAAAAATTGTCGACAAATTGCGGCCCAAACGGTGGCCTCTTCTTTCTAAATTTTTCACACAATAATTTTACTAGTGTTGGCTACAACACCTTTCTTCCTATTTTTTCAATAGTTCTAGATCTCAGCTTTAACATGTTTGAGGGGCCAATACCCCTACCCCAATATTCTGGACAAGTGCTTGACTACTCTAGCAACATGTTTTCATCCATGCCACAAAATTTttctgctcaacttggaaaatctTACGTTTTCAAGGCCTCTAGAAACAACCTTTCAGGGAATATTCCAACATCTTTTTGTGTGGGTCTTGAATTCCTTGACCTCTCTTACAATACCTTTAATGGTTCAATTCCCTCTTGCCTAATGAAGGATGCCAATCGATTGAGAATTTTAAATCTCAAAGAAAATCAACTTGACGGAGACATTCCTGACAACTTCAACAAAATATGTACTCTTAACTTTCTAGACATAAGTGAAAATATGATTGATGGGCAGTTGCCTAGATCTCTAACAGCTTGCCAACGTTTGGAGGTCCTTGATATAGCAAGTAATGAGATTACTGGCTCTTTTCCATGCTGGATGAGTACACTCCCTAGACTTCAAGTTGTCATCCTAAAACACAACAAGTTCTTTGGATTGGTGACACCATCTAGCACCAAAAACAAAATAACTTGTGAATTTCCAAGCATACGAATTTTGGATATATCTTTCAACAACTTCTCAGGCacgctcaacaaggaatggttTTCAAAATTAATGAGCATGATGGTCAAAGTTAGTAATGAGACGTTGGTGATGGAATATGGCGCTTATCAAAACGAAGTATACCAAGTTACCATTGAACTTACATACAAAGGGTCAGAGCTCCAATTCGATAAGATATTGAGGACCCTTGGATTCCTTGATGTCTCAAATAATGCTTTCCATGGAAGCATCCCTGCATCTCTTGgtgaacttgttttgctggatgTGTTAAACATGTCACACAATTCATTCACGGGACCGATTCCATCTCAGTTTGGCCATTTGACACTCTTGGAGTCTTTGGATCTATCATCCAATGAGCTTTCTGGGGAGATCCCATTGGAGCTAGCATCATTGGACTCGCTTACAACATTGGACCTGTCCAATAACAAGTTAGTGGGAAGCATACCAGAATCACCCCATTTCTCAACATTCTCCAACAGTTCATTTATAGGAAATATTGGTTTGTGCGGACCTCCATTGTCCAAAAAGTGCGTCAACACAACGACAACAAATGTGGCATCACATCAGTCCAAGAAGAAATCCGTAGACATTGTAATGTTTCTCTTTGTTGGAGTGGGAATTGGTGTCGGGTTTGCAATTGCAGTTGTTTGGGGATGTGGAATCCCCATCAGGAAACGACGATCTTAA